TGCAGGGTGTTTACGGCCAGATACTCGACTCCAAGGGCAATAACCTAGGGCAGGAATTCCAAGTCAACGAATCCACGATGTACAATCAGCGAACGCCTTCGGTGGGCGCTCTGAGCGGGGATCGATTCTTAGTGACATGGATCTCAGAGCGATCTCGGGGCATCACGACTGACGCAAGTGCCCCGGCGGGTGTCCCTCAAGAACGCAGCGCCGGTCAGAACATTTTTGCCGTGGACGTATTGGCACGTCTGTTCCAGGCCGACGCATCGCCTGCGGGGCCGGAATTCACCGTGAACACGGGTTCTCGCGTGTGTGCCCATCCTTCGATCGCGACTCATGCCAATCATGGCTTCGTCCTGGTCTGGGGAGAAGACAGCGCCGGCTCCACTGATAGTTGGGACGTGGTCGTGCGCGGATTCAATCCGGAAGGAATTCCCTTGGGAGCCGTGACCCGTATGAATGGCAGAATCTACGGGGATCAGTTCTCACCCAGGGTTGCAGCGACTCAATCCGGATACGTGGCGACCTGGACAAGCCTGGCACAGGATGGCTCCATGGAAGGGGTATTCGCCCGGGTCTTGGGTTCAGACGGATTAGTCCTGGGCGAGGAATTCCAAGTGAACACTTCCACGGCCAACAAGCAAATCCAGGCTGTGCCGGCCTCGGATGGCCAGAACAACCTGCTTGTCGTTTGGTCGGGATTTTCGATCGGAAGCGCCTTCGATCTCTACGCGCAGCGTTACAGTTCGGCTGCTTCCCTGCCCCAGCCCCCCGCTCCCAACGCGCATGCATTAAGTGCTTCCAAGATTCTCGTCACTTGGCCGGAACTTCCGGGGTATCCCGGAGCCAGCTATGAGCTTCAAGCGGGTGATCAAACCATCTCCGTCAATGGCAATTTTCACGTGATGACCGGGCTTGCGCCTGAGTCCACCTACGCATTCCGATTAGCCTATAAACTTCCTGACGGGACCAAGTCCGTTCTTTCCGCCCCTTCCAGCGCCAAGACCTGGGGTGAAGACAGCAACGGAGATGGCCTCCCGGACGATTGGCAGGCTTCCTTTTGGGACAGTACCATTGCCTCGGGGACAGGCGGAGCGGATGATTTTGACGGCGATGGCGCGACGAACTTCCGGGAATTTCTGGCCGGAACGAATCCCAAGGATCCTCGGAGCTCATTGAAACTGGAACTCCGGCAGACCGGGCAGGGACTCATGGTGGTTTGGAATACTCAGCCCGGCTTCATTTATCAGCTCCAAAGCTCGGCGGACGCCCAGAACTGGGCGAACGTGGGGGCGAGCCGTTTCGCCGCTGGAAACACGGATTCCGTTCTGGTGAACCAATCCAGTCAAGTCAGCATGTTCCGGGTGGTAAGAATTCGATAACATTTATGCTTCGCGCACTCGCAAGATTGGCCGCCCTTGCAATGGGGCTCATCTCCCCGGTATGGATCCATGCCTTCTCCTTGCAGGGGGAGTATGCAGCCTACCATGTTGACAGCATTGGCTACACATGGGGCAGGGAAGTCAACACCATCGGTGGACCCATGAACATCGGGGAGGAGTATCGATGGAACGAACCCAACATCTACTATACCTTTGATGAATCCTTCTTGAACTATTTTGGCCAGCGAGGGGTGGATGCCGTCGAATCCGCGATGAGAATCCTGAACGACCTTCCTTCGATGAACGACGTGAATATCGACTCCTTTCCGCTCTACAGCCAAAGGGTGAATTATCAGGCCCAAGCCCTCCGAATGATCGATGTGAAATCCATCGCATTGCAAACGATGGTGGAGGAACTTGGGCTGGGGGATCCGACGCGATATGTGTTTACCCTGCGATCACGATGGACTGCAAACAATGGGACGAGCTACCTCGTCATCAAGAGGAATTTCGACCCGGTAACGCTTCAACCCTCCTCCTACATCAACGGGGCGCTGTGGACTTACTTGACCATTTTCGACAATCAAGACGCACCGATCGCCTACCCGGTCAACCGTCCCGTCGATCCCCTGGTTTTTTCGGATTCTGTGGCGACCGGATTTGGCTGGACCTACAGCCGCTTTACCTTCGGCACCTATTACACGGGCTTGACTCGGGATGACGTCGGCGGCCTTCGCTATGTTTACAATTCCCGAAACTATAACGTCGAAGACCTGGGCACGAACACCATCAGTTCGTTGTTTCCAGGCAGTGGAGGGGTTGGAGGCGGTGGAGGCGGTGGAGGCGGTGGTCTGGCACCACTTCTTCTGGGTCAATCCGATCCTTGGGGATCGCTTTTCGTGGCGAATGGCACCTTCAGTGGAGGA
The DNA window shown above is from Verrucomicrobiota bacterium and carries:
- a CDS encoding fibronectin type III domain-containing protein — its product is MPKFMRFGKQGALCCGIVSLALGSSLNAALAPQGSEYRIAGSRPGDQVFPQAAFGSQGGFVIWQDHFTDGDGLGISAARISADGLPSPSAFRINENGTADQENPKIALLKDGGAVVVWQGGPMGFQDVYARILKADGTFATGDLRVNTFTEQHQLQPSVAVLSSGNIVVVWGSHGQDGHLQGVYGQILDSKGNNLGQEFQVNESTMYNQRTPSVGALSGDRFLVTWISERSRGITTDASAPAGVPQERSAGQNIFAVDVLARLFQADASPAGPEFTVNTGSRVCAHPSIATHANHGFVLVWGEDSAGSTDSWDVVVRGFNPEGIPLGAVTRMNGRIYGDQFSPRVAATQSGYVATWTSLAQDGSMEGVFARVLGSDGLVLGEEFQVNTSTANKQIQAVPASDGQNNLLVVWSGFSIGSAFDLYAQRYSSAASLPQPPAPNAHALSASKILVTWPELPGYPGASYELQAGDQTISVNGNFHVMTGLAPESTYAFRLAYKLPDGTKSVLSAPSSAKTWGEDSNGDGLPDDWQASFWDSTIASGTGGADDFDGDGATNFREFLAGTNPKDPRSSLKLELRQTGQGLMVVWNTQPGFIYQLQSSADAQNWANVGASRFAAGNTDSVLVNQSSQVSMFRVVRIR